A window of Eubacteriaceae bacterium ES3 contains these coding sequences:
- the cmk gene encoding (d)CMP kinase encodes MQIAIDGPAGAGKSTIAKKLAEVYGITYLDTGAMYRCVAHCVLKELGDCFSDEEEIIRIALNSVIEFKAERVFCNGEDVTLLIRTPLVSRHTSDVAKISAVRNIMVKQQQAYAKKTSVVMDGRDIGSVVLPDAQFKFYLDADVTERANRRHKEMTGKDMEKSLEQIKTEIEIRDENDKNREVAPLCKVEDAVLIDTTGHSIDEVVAMLCKVIDGADL; translated from the coding sequence ATGCAAATAGCCATTGACGGCCCGGCAGGGGCGGGAAAAAGTACCATCGCCAAAAAACTGGCTGAAGTTTATGGAATCACCTATTTGGATACAGGAGCTATGTATCGGTGTGTTGCTCATTGTGTCCTGAAAGAATTGGGAGACTGTTTTTCAGATGAGGAAGAGATTATTCGCATTGCCTTGAATTCAGTTATTGAATTCAAGGCAGAACGGGTGTTTTGTAATGGGGAGGATGTTACCTTATTGATTAGAACTCCTTTGGTATCAAGACATACATCAGATGTGGCTAAAATATCAGCGGTCCGAAATATCATGGTAAAGCAGCAACAGGCTTATGCAAAAAAGACATCAGTTGTAATGGATGGTCGGGATATTGGGTCGGTAGTACTCCCTGATGCCCAGTTTAAATTTTATCTTGATGCTGATGTAACAGAGCGGGCAAATCGCCGGCATAAGGAAATGACTGGTAAAGATATGGAGAAAAGTCTGGAGCAGATAAAAACAGAAATTGAAATCCGTGATGAAAATGATAAAAATCGGGAAGTTGCACCTCTTTGCAAAGTTGAGGATGCTGTTTTAATAGATACGACTGGTCATAGTATTGACGAAGTGGTTGCAATGCTCTGTAAGGTGATTGATGGAGCGGATTTATGA
- a CDS encoding lysophospholipid acyltransferase family protein — protein MIYSICRVIVYFINLLIFNFKIRGKENIPKTGSALICPNHVSIYDPCVIASITPRYIHFMAKAELFKNPFLRWLLTHLYAFPVNRGNVGMETIKTSLKVLREQELLGIFPEGTRVKEGERIPPASGFVVFALKTKSPIIPVRIVGKYGFRRKIEIVVGEPIYLTEYYGKKHSEEELKKISEEIMDQVYELK, from the coding sequence ATGATTTATAGTATTTGTCGGGTTATCGTTTATTTTATTAATTTGTTGATTTTTAATTTTAAAATCCGTGGGAAAGAAAACATTCCCAAGACAGGCAGCGCACTAATATGTCCTAATCATGTGAGTATATATGATCCGTGTGTCATTGCGTCTATAACGCCACGTTATATTCACTTTATGGCCAAAGCTGAGTTGTTTAAAAACCCCTTTTTAAGATGGCTGTTGACGCACCTGTATGCCTTTCCGGTTAATCGGGGAAATGTAGGGATGGAAACCATTAAGACTTCCTTAAAGGTTCTGCGTGAACAGGAATTGCTGGGTATTTTTCCGGAAGGCACCCGAGTGAAGGAGGGGGAAAGGATTCCTCCGGCATCGGGATTTGTGGTTTTTGCACTGAAAACTAAGTCGCCGATCATTCCCGTTCGAATTGTTGGTAAGTATGGATTTCGCCGGAAAATTGAAATTGTTGTAGGAGAACCTATATACCTGACAGAATACTATGGGAAAAAACATTCTGAAGAAGAATTAAAAAAAATAAGTGAAGAAATTATGGATCAGGTTTATGAACTTAAGTAG
- a CDS encoding NAD(P)/FAD-dependent oxidoreductase produces the protein MSKIGIVGGGPAGMMAAVIAAEAGHQVDLYDQNEKLGKKLYITGKGRCNLTNACDAEQFLKMIISNPRFMYSALNRFNNQDFMAFMEDAGVALKIERGDRVFPASDKSSDVIKGFAKKLERNKVEVFLNQKVTGLRIEDGSILGLELNSKTSKCYDAIILATGGKSYPSTGSDGAFFEILSQAGHTVTPLRPALVPMNTREQWPKSLQGLSLKNVELTLLERRKKISSDLGEMLFTHFGVSGPLVLSMSSLMRKEPADYSLNLDLKPGLSEEQLDKRISRDFLKYQNRDFSNSLNDLLPAKMIPVITQMSGINPNQKTNQITRENRQNLAKLMKNLEIRVESLRGFKEAVITAGGISVKEVNPSTMESKLIKGLYLAGEMLDIDAFTGGFNIQLAVSTGFLAGQNV, from the coding sequence ATGAGTAAGATAGGAATTGTTGGTGGTGGTCCGGCGGGGATGATGGCGGCTGTTATTGCGGCAGAGGCTGGACATCAGGTGGATTTATACGATCAGAATGAGAAGTTGGGGAAGAAACTTTATATTACCGGCAAAGGGCGATGTAATTTAACTAATGCCTGTGATGCTGAGCAATTTTTGAAGATGATTATAAGTAATCCGCGTTTTATGTATTCTGCCCTAAACAGGTTTAATAATCAGGATTTTATGGCTTTTATGGAAGATGCCGGGGTCGCTTTGAAAATTGAAAGGGGAGATCGGGTATTTCCGGCTTCAGACAAATCAAGTGACGTAATCAAAGGGTTTGCAAAAAAACTTGAAAGAAATAAAGTAGAGGTTTTTTTAAATCAGAAAGTCACGGGTCTTAGAATTGAAGATGGCAGCATATTGGGACTTGAATTGAACAGCAAGACAAGTAAATGTTATGATGCTATAATTCTGGCAACGGGGGGGAAATCATATCCTTCGACGGGATCCGACGGAGCTTTTTTCGAAATTCTAAGCCAGGCGGGTCATACTGTTACGCCATTAAGACCGGCGCTGGTACCAATGAATACTCGTGAACAGTGGCCTAAAAGCCTTCAGGGCTTGTCGCTTAAAAATGTCGAATTGACTCTTCTGGAAAGAAGAAAAAAGATTAGCAGTGATCTGGGAGAAATGCTGTTTACACATTTTGGCGTTTCCGGTCCCCTTGTTTTATCGATGAGTTCTCTGATGAGAAAAGAGCCTGCTGACTATTCTTTGAATTTGGATTTGAAACCTGGTCTTAGTGAAGAACAGCTGGATAAAAGAATCAGTCGTGATTTTTTAAAGTATCAGAATCGGGATTTTTCCAATAGTCTAAATGATTTATTGCCAGCAAAAATGATTCCGGTAATAACTCAGATGTCAGGGATAAATCCGAATCAGAAAACTAATCAGATTACCAGAGAAAATCGACAAAATCTGGCTAAACTTATGAAAAACCTTGAAATAAGAGTGGAATCTCTTCGCGGTTTTAAGGAGGCTGTAATTACAGCAGGTGGGATATCTGTTAAAGAAGTCAATCCCAGCACCATGGAATCCAAGCTGATAAAAGGACTGTATTTAGCTGGTGAAATGCTTGATATTGATGCCTTTACCGGTGGATTTAATATTCAATTAGCTGTTTCAACGGGATTTCTGGCCGGACAAAATGTTTAA